The Streptomyces phaeolivaceus genome has a window encoding:
- a CDS encoding DUF397 domain-containing protein: MPLTAPTVHVRDSKDQQGAQLAFAARSWAVFIGSYSGA; this comes from the coding sequence ATACCCCTCACCGCCCCCACCGTCCACGTCCGCGACTCCAAGGACCAGCAGGGCGCACAACTCGCCTTCGCGGCACGCTCGTGGGCTGTGTTCATCGGCTCCTACTCCGGCGCATAG